A genome region from Cardiocondyla obscurior isolate alpha-2009 linkage group LG14, Cobs3.1, whole genome shotgun sequence includes the following:
- the Lap gene encoding phosphatidylinositol-binding clathrin assembly protein LAP isoform X14, with product MAGQTINDRLLAARHSIAGQGLAKSVCKATTEEMIGPKKKHLDYLIHCTNEPNVSIPQLANLLIERSQNTNWTVVFKALITVHHMMCYGNERFTQYLASSNSTFQLNNFLDKSGVQAGIRVGYDMSPFIRRYAKYLNEKALSYRTVAFDFCKVKRGKEDGTLRIMNAEKLLKTLPVLQSQLDALLEFDCTANDLTNGVINMAFMLLFRDLIRLFACYNDGIINLLEKYFDMNKKQCRDALDLYKKFLIRMDRVGEFLKVAENVGIDKGDIPDLTKAPSSLLDALEQHLASLEGKKGSAANTPTQSASSNRTNVKSGVSALSSTSTAFGTAASNARLEQTGNGHIDEALRQQALAEEEAAMNQYKAKVQSPSSTSTNPFLSSPTNNANQPIVDLFGASTDNQQSSQKASDDLLQLAGNPFANMFGAQSATVTTQPSAQMQNNMWMINGTAAGQPVGAANTGKVLTGDLDSSLASLAQNLTINKSAQQQVKGMQWNSPKNAAKTGGPAGGWTPQPMAATTGAGYRPMGQGMTQLLPTTTTTIGFPSQPAMMGMQGMPMGMQGMQGMRPMMCTIPGASAAGGGMMVTGGAAPMMAMPGANPMMAGPNLQQQHPQAQPAAAAQSQGNAVQLDPFGAL from the exons ATTTAATCCATTGCACGAATGAGCCAAATGTCTCCATACCGCAGCTCGCTAATCTCTTGATAGAACGTTCGCAGAACACAAACTGGACGGTGGTCTTCAAAGCTCTGATCACTGTGCATCATATGATGTGCTATGGCAATGAG aggTTCACACAGTATCTCGCGTCCAGCAACAGCACGTTTCAGCTTAATAATTTCCTCGACAAGAGCGGCGTACAAg CAGGAATACGCGTGG GATATGACATGTCACCCTTCATTAGGCGCTACGCTAAATATCTTAACGAGAAGGCTCTCTCCTACAGGACGGTAGCGTTTGACTTTTGCAAAGTGAAAAGAGG GAAGGAGGACGGCACTTTACGCATAATGAATGCCGAGAAACTCCTGAAAACTTTGCCGGTGTTGCAGTCGCAACTCGACGCACTGCTGGAATTCGATTGTACGGCTAACGACCTCACGAATGGCGTCATAAACATGGCCTTCATGCTCCTCTTTCGAGATCTTATCCGGTTATTTGCCTGCTATAATGATGGCATCATTAATCTGTTAG AAAAGTATTTCGACATGAACAAGAAACAATGTCGAGACGCTTTAGATCTTTACAAGAAGTTCCTCATACGCATGGACAGGGTCGGGGAATTTCTGAAAGTCGCAGAA aatgtTGGCATTGATAAAGGAGACATACCAGATTTGACAAAG GCACCGAGCAGTTTATTGGATGCCTTAGAACAACATCTTGCTTCTCTGGAGGGGAAAAAAGGTTCCGCCGCAAACACGCCGACGCAGTCAGCAAG CAGCAATAGAACCAATGTAAAGTCGGGAGTGTCCGCCCTGTCTTCCACCAGTACCGCGTTCGGAACAGCAGCCAGTAATGCACGGCTCGAGCAAACTGGAAACGGCCACATCGACGAAGCGTTGCGACAGCAAGCTCTCGCGGAAGAAGAAGCCGCTATGAATCAATACAAG GCAAAAGTACAGTCGCCATCAAGTACTAGCACGAATCCTTTCCTCAGTTCGCCAACCAATAACGCTAACCAACCGATCGTGGACTTGTTCGGTGCAAGCACCGATAATCAG CAATCGTCTCAGAAAGCGTCGGACGATTTGCTGCAGCTGGCAGGCAATCCATTTGCAAACATGTTTGGAGCGCAGTCTGCCACAGTAACCACGCAGCCCTCCGCTCAGATGCAGAATAACATGTGGATGATCAACGGTACTG ccGCGGGTCAACCAGTTGGTGCTGCTAACACTGGCAAAGTTCTGACCGGTGATTTGGACAGCAGTCTAGCGAGCCTTGCGCAAAACTTAACAATTAATAAGAGCGCGCAGCAGCAAGTAAA gGGAATGCAATGGAACTCACCGAAGAATGCAGCGAAAACAGGCGGTCCTGCCGGTGGATGGACACCACAGCCCATGGCAGCTACTACTGGTGCTGGATATCGGCCCATG GGCCAGGGAATGACGCAACTGCTACCTACGACCACTACGACTATAGGTTTCCCTTCACAACCCGCGATGATG GGTATGCAAGGTATGCCGATGGGCATGCAGGGTATGCAGGGTATGAGGCCGATGATGTGCACTATCCCAGGTGCTTCCGCCGCCGGTGGCGGAATGATGGTTACGGGAGGAGCTGCGCCTATGATGGCAATGCCCGGCGCGAATCCCATGATGGCTGGTCCTAATTTGCAACAGCAGCATCCTCAAGCTCAACCCGCTGCAGCAGCTCAGTCACAAGGCAATGCTGTCCAACTCGATCCTTTTGGTGCTCTGTGA
- the Lap gene encoding phosphatidylinositol-binding clathrin assembly protein LAP isoform X11, with amino-acid sequence MAGQTINDRLLAARHSIAGQGLAKSVCKATTEEMIGPKKKHLDYLIHCTNEPNVSIPQLANLLIERSQNTNWTVVFKALITVHHMMCYGNERFTQYLASSNSTFQLNNFLDKSGVQAGIRVGYDMSPFIRRYAKYLNEKALSYRTVAFDFCKVKRGKEDGTLRIMNAEKLLKTLPVLQSQLDALLEFDCTANDLTNGVINMAFMLLFRDLIRLFACYNDGIINLLEKYFDMNKKQCRDALDLYKKFLIRMDRVGEFLKVAENVGIDKGDIPDLTKAPSSLLDALEQHLASLEGKKGSAANTPTQSASSNRTNVKSGVSALSSTSTAFGTAASNARLEQTGNGHIDEALRQQALAEEEAAMNQYKAKVQSPSSTSTNPFLSSPTNNANQPIVDLFGASTDNQQSSQKASDDLLQLAGNPFANMFGAQSATVTTQPSAQMQNNMWMINGTGFAPTAPLANNNFVTDNSFSSVFGTQEQEPTAGQPVGAANTGKVLTGDLDSSLASLAQNLTINKSAQQQVKGMQWNSPKNAAKTGGPAGGWTPQPMAATTGAGYRPMGQGMTQLLPTTTTTIGFPSQPAMMGMQGMPMGMQGMQGMRPMMCTIPGASAAGGGMMVTGGAAPMMAMPGANPMMAGPNLQQQHPQAQPAAAAQSQGNAVQLDPFGAL; translated from the exons ATTTAATCCATTGCACGAATGAGCCAAATGTCTCCATACCGCAGCTCGCTAATCTCTTGATAGAACGTTCGCAGAACACAAACTGGACGGTGGTCTTCAAAGCTCTGATCACTGTGCATCATATGATGTGCTATGGCAATGAG aggTTCACACAGTATCTCGCGTCCAGCAACAGCACGTTTCAGCTTAATAATTTCCTCGACAAGAGCGGCGTACAAg CAGGAATACGCGTGG GATATGACATGTCACCCTTCATTAGGCGCTACGCTAAATATCTTAACGAGAAGGCTCTCTCCTACAGGACGGTAGCGTTTGACTTTTGCAAAGTGAAAAGAGG GAAGGAGGACGGCACTTTACGCATAATGAATGCCGAGAAACTCCTGAAAACTTTGCCGGTGTTGCAGTCGCAACTCGACGCACTGCTGGAATTCGATTGTACGGCTAACGACCTCACGAATGGCGTCATAAACATGGCCTTCATGCTCCTCTTTCGAGATCTTATCCGGTTATTTGCCTGCTATAATGATGGCATCATTAATCTGTTAG AAAAGTATTTCGACATGAACAAGAAACAATGTCGAGACGCTTTAGATCTTTACAAGAAGTTCCTCATACGCATGGACAGGGTCGGGGAATTTCTGAAAGTCGCAGAA aatgtTGGCATTGATAAAGGAGACATACCAGATTTGACAAAG GCACCGAGCAGTTTATTGGATGCCTTAGAACAACATCTTGCTTCTCTGGAGGGGAAAAAAGGTTCCGCCGCAAACACGCCGACGCAGTCAGCAAG CAGCAATAGAACCAATGTAAAGTCGGGAGTGTCCGCCCTGTCTTCCACCAGTACCGCGTTCGGAACAGCAGCCAGTAATGCACGGCTCGAGCAAACTGGAAACGGCCACATCGACGAAGCGTTGCGACAGCAAGCTCTCGCGGAAGAAGAAGCCGCTATGAATCAATACAAG GCAAAAGTACAGTCGCCATCAAGTACTAGCACGAATCCTTTCCTCAGTTCGCCAACCAATAACGCTAACCAACCGATCGTGGACTTGTTCGGTGCAAGCACCGATAATCAG CAATCGTCTCAGAAAGCGTCGGACGATTTGCTGCAGCTGGCAGGCAATCCATTTGCAAACATGTTTGGAGCGCAGTCTGCCACAGTAACCACGCAGCCCTCCGCTCAGATGCAGAATAACATGTGGATGATCAACGGTACTG gttTCGCGCCAACTGCGCCACTGGCAAATAATAACTTTGTTACAGATAATAGTTTTTCCTCCGTATTCGGAACTCAAGAACAGGAACCCA ccGCGGGTCAACCAGTTGGTGCTGCTAACACTGGCAAAGTTCTGACCGGTGATTTGGACAGCAGTCTAGCGAGCCTTGCGCAAAACTTAACAATTAATAAGAGCGCGCAGCAGCAAGTAAA gGGAATGCAATGGAACTCACCGAAGAATGCAGCGAAAACAGGCGGTCCTGCCGGTGGATGGACACCACAGCCCATGGCAGCTACTACTGGTGCTGGATATCGGCCCATG GGCCAGGGAATGACGCAACTGCTACCTACGACCACTACGACTATAGGTTTCCCTTCACAACCCGCGATGATG GGTATGCAAGGTATGCCGATGGGCATGCAGGGTATGCAGGGTATGAGGCCGATGATGTGCACTATCCCAGGTGCTTCCGCCGCCGGTGGCGGAATGATGGTTACGGGAGGAGCTGCGCCTATGATGGCAATGCCCGGCGCGAATCCCATGATGGCTGGTCCTAATTTGCAACAGCAGCATCCTCAAGCTCAACCCGCTGCAGCAGCTCAGTCACAAGGCAATGCTGTCCAACTCGATCCTTTTGGTGCTCTGTGA